One window of Microbacterium sediminis genomic DNA carries:
- the mscL gene encoding large conductance mechanosensitive channel protein MscL — protein sequence MLQGFKEFIMRGNVIDLAVAVVIGGAFGAIVTAVVDYVINPLLGAFVPSGSLSGWVITFPGIFAPVNFGIGAIIQAIINFLAIAAVVYFALVLPMNKIAERRAAKLAVDEEAEPAPTQEELLAQIRDLLAARPQQ from the coding sequence ATGCTGCAGGGCTTCAAAGAGTTCATCATGCGCGGCAACGTCATCGATCTCGCGGTCGCGGTCGTCATCGGCGGCGCGTTCGGCGCGATCGTCACGGCCGTCGTCGACTACGTCATCAACCCGCTGCTCGGCGCATTCGTGCCCAGCGGCAGCCTGTCGGGCTGGGTCATCACCTTCCCGGGCATCTTCGCCCCGGTGAACTTCGGCATCGGCGCCATCATCCAGGCGATCATCAACTTCCTCGCCATCGCGGCGGTCGTCTACTTCGCCCTGGTGCTGCCGATGAACAAGATCGCCGAGCGCCGCGCCGCCAAGCTCGCGGTCGACGAGGAGGCCGAGCCGGCCCCCACGCAGGAGGAGCTGCTCGCGCAGATCCGCGACCTGCTCGCCGCCCGGCCGCAGCAGTAA
- a CDS encoding FmdB family zinc ribbon protein, whose product MPTYAYACKTCGHAFDAVQSFSDPSLTECPACGGPLRKQYGSIGVTFNGSGFYRTDSRSGSTAGDSGAASGAASTSTASSSSGASAPAPASS is encoded by the coding sequence TTGCCTACCTACGCCTATGCCTGCAAGACGTGCGGTCACGCCTTCGACGCCGTCCAGTCCTTCAGCGATCCGTCGCTGACCGAGTGCCCCGCGTGCGGCGGCCCGCTGCGCAAGCAGTACGGATCGATCGGCGTCACGTTCAACGGCTCGGGGTTCTACCGCACCGATTCGCGGTCGGGGTCGACTGCGGGCGATTCGGGCGCGGCGTCTGGCGCCGCATCGACGTCCACGGCATCATCGTCTTCCGGAGCGTCCGCTCCGGCGCCGGCCTCGTCCTGA